A stretch of the Mycobacterium sp. ITM-2016-00317 genome encodes the following:
- a CDS encoding DUF5078 domain-containing protein — MSGLMSRVARVGLGFLGAAAVSASLAGPAMADSTEDYPVPRRIIHTTCDVEQYLAAVRDTSPVYFERYMMDRANRPADVQQAAFDRIHWFFSLDPVGRRQYSENTATNVYYEQVATRWGNWAKIFFNNKGVVAHATDVCMDYPRGDMSVWHWPVAR; from the coding sequence ATGAGCGGATTGATGAGTCGCGTCGCACGGGTGGGTCTGGGATTCCTCGGCGCCGCCGCGGTGAGCGCGAGCCTGGCCGGACCGGCGATGGCCGACTCCACCGAGGACTATCCGGTTCCGCGTCGCATCATCCACACCACCTGCGACGTCGAGCAGTACCTGGCCGCGGTGCGCGACACCAGTCCGGTGTACTTCGAGCGGTACATGATGGACCGCGCCAACCGTCCTGCCGACGTCCAGCAGGCCGCGTTCGACCGCATCCACTGGTTCTTCTCGCTGGACCCGGTCGGCCGGCGCCAGTACTCCGAGAACACCGCCACCAACGTGTACTACGAGCAGGTGGCCACCCGCTGGGGCAACTGGGCCAAGATCTTCTTCAACAACAAGGGCGTCGTGGCCCACGCCACCGATGTCTGCATGGACTACCCGCGCGGCGACATGTCCGTGTGGCACTGGCCCGTCGCCCGGTAA
- a CDS encoding DUF732 domain-containing protein, translating to MKRVLIGVATVAAGLAFAAPAAADPDTAFSNELHTYGIYGQKDYNAWIGKIACKRVATGVDADAFEAADFVHNQLEKGATTEQAWQFLAAGLRTYCPDRLPILDQARQ from the coding sequence ATGAAGCGCGTACTGATCGGTGTCGCGACGGTCGCCGCGGGCTTGGCGTTCGCCGCGCCCGCAGCAGCCGACCCGGACACCGCGTTCTCCAACGAGCTGCACACGTACGGGATCTACGGGCAGAAGGACTACAACGCCTGGATCGGCAAGATCGCGTGCAAGCGGGTCGCGACCGGCGTCGACGCGGATGCGTTCGAGGCGGCCGACTTCGTGCACAACCAGCTGGAGAAGGGCGCCACCACCGAGCAGGCGTGGCAGTTCCTGGCCGCGGGTCTGCGGACCTACTGCCCCGACCGGCTGCCGATCCTCGACCAGGCGCGTCAGTAG